In Bacillus cereus ATCC 14579, a single window of DNA contains:
- a CDS encoding 3D domain-containing protein, with amino-acid sequence MNYFKRISCLVLAGIIGLSSTVAVKAESNDEKLNNMQQQLQQNDAEMQKKEQEKQAVSKEIKGIENELHNLNNTIAKNKEDQAAIQRKIDETHKQIEQKKEEIIVLEDKVLARKDIMRKRMVSVQNSSNTSLVVEVVVESKNFADFLQRMNAVSTILEADKEILRLQEQDLRQIEEDKKTIDEKEASLVVDKQKLAKAQAELQDNLKKRQDNLQTVQAKYNEVASQLNLAAEEKAKIESNMKAVQETIAREQEAARIAAEERAKAEAAAKAEQEALAKAQAEIAEKQKQEKANKPAEPVANNNSKVEPTKPAQPEPSSKPTAGGKEIYVEATAYTADPGENGYAPGQQVFSAWGPGGKGYNLTANPGMKLIAVDPKVIPLGKTVNVEGYGVAIAADTGGAIKGNRIDVLMPDKGSSSQWGRKIVKVTILN; translated from the coding sequence ATGAACTATTTTAAGCGAATCAGCTGTCTAGTATTAGCAGGAATTATCGGTCTTTCTAGTACAGTCGCTGTTAAAGCAGAGTCAAACGACGAGAAACTTAACAACATGCAACAGCAATTGCAACAAAACGATGCAGAAATGCAAAAGAAAGAGCAAGAAAAGCAAGCTGTTAGTAAAGAAATTAAAGGTATCGAAAACGAACTACATAATTTAAATAATACAATTGCAAAAAATAAAGAGGATCAAGCTGCTATTCAACGTAAAATTGATGAAACACATAAGCAGATTGAACAAAAAAAGGAAGAAATTATCGTTTTAGAGGATAAAGTCCTTGCTCGTAAAGATATTATGAGAAAACGTATGGTTTCTGTTCAAAACAGTTCAAATACAAGTTTAGTAGTAGAAGTTGTAGTAGAGTCAAAAAACTTTGCAGACTTCTTACAACGTATGAACGCAGTTTCTACTATTCTAGAAGCTGATAAAGAAATTTTACGTCTACAAGAACAAGATCTTCGTCAAATTGAAGAGGACAAGAAAACAATTGACGAAAAAGAAGCATCTTTAGTAGTAGATAAACAAAAATTAGCAAAAGCGCAAGCTGAACTGCAAGATAACCTGAAAAAACGTCAAGATAACTTGCAAACAGTTCAAGCTAAATATAATGAAGTTGCAAGCCAACTTAATTTAGCAGCGGAAGAGAAAGCTAAAATTGAATCAAATATGAAGGCAGTACAAGAAACGATTGCTCGTGAACAAGAAGCAGCAAGAATCGCAGCGGAAGAGCGTGCAAAAGCAGAAGCGGCTGCAAAAGCAGAGCAAGAAGCTTTAGCGAAAGCACAAGCGGAAATTGCTGAAAAGCAAAAGCAGGAAAAAGCTAATAAACCAGCTGAACCAGTTGCTAATAATAATTCGAAGGTAGAACCTACAAAACCTGCACAACCTGAACCATCTTCTAAGCCAACTGCTGGTGGGAAAGAAATTTATGTAGAAGCTACAGCTTATACAGCTGATCCAGGAGAAAATGGTTATGCGCCAGGTCAACAAGTATTTTCTGCATGGGGACCAGGTGGTAAAGGTTATAATCTAACTGCAAACCCAGGAATGAAATTAATTGCTGTAGATCCAAAAGTTATTCCATTAGGCAAAACTGTAAATGTTGAAGGGTATGGAGTCGCAATTGCAGCAGATACTGGTGGAGCGATTAAAGGTAACAGAATTGATGTGTTAATGCCTGATAAAGGGTCTTCTAGTCAATGGGGAAGAAAAATTGTTAAAGTTACAATTTTAAACTAA